A single uncultured Methanolobus sp. DNA region contains:
- a CDS encoding heavy metal-binding domain-containing protein, with protein MIVTTTDGIDGKELEIISVVFGNTVRAKHIGSDIAAGLKNIVGGELKGYSDMLTQARKEAYDRMVESAEQLNADAIVSVRFTTSQTMAGAAELLAYGTAVRIK; from the coding sequence ATGATAGTAACTACAACAGATGGCATCGATGGAAAAGAACTTGAGATTATTTCCGTGGTTTTCGGGAATACTGTACGTGCCAAGCATATTGGCAGTGACATTGCAGCAGGGCTGAAAAATATCGTCGGCGGAGAGCTTAAAGGATATTCGGATATGTTGACCCAGGCCAGGAAAGAAGCATACGACCGTATGGTAGAAAGTGCAGAGCAGTTAAATGCTGATGCTATTGTGAGCGTGAGGTTTACAACATCTCAGACAATGGCAGGTGCAGCAGAGTTACTTGCATACGGAACTGCTGTCAGGATAAAGTAA
- a CDS encoding PAS domain-containing sensor histidine kinase, with amino-acid sequence MTEKEYISEEYSDGQKNQVLVNELNKKIADLNERLEIAESKLKDTEEFYCERLNNLNDVLFSVDIEGFFTYINPAIENITGYTIEEVLGTHFTKHVHPDDICGLLTDIEKTVAGEHKPYMFRIVKKDGKISYVHTTSRPIIRNGEFKGINGLMVDIARLKQVEVRLKEERDRAQNYLDIVGVIILAIDTEGNIKLINKKGCEIFGKEECQLISSNWFDESLPEELVEKGKTDYKRLIQGEIKFQPYFEAPIKTKDGDRIFAWHNIYIKDENGNITGVLSSGNDITERKKAEQALVFAKLITENANRTKRQFLSNISHELRTPLNLIIGYSDLLHEDYVGTTTKEQKEYLEVVKRSGNRLLLLLNSMIELSAIEEGKIELDIKEFSVPVIIKDIKNSTLPMAKKKHIDLQFCMDEDIKTIKADKNKFKTVLYNLINNAIKFTDECGNIKVDVTKEGQMLSVSVKDNGIGIEKENIGKLFQPFSQIDSSLNRKFEGAGLGLSIVKEFVEMHGGSVNVETEINKGSNFSFTIPIPNENN; translated from the coding sequence ATGACAGAAAAAGAATACATATCGGAAGAATACTCAGATGGTCAGAAGAATCAGGTTTTAGTAAACGAGCTCAACAAAAAAATTGCTGACCTTAATGAAAGATTGGAAATTGCCGAATCAAAACTCAAAGACACAGAAGAGTTCTACTGTGAAAGACTGAACAACCTTAACGACGTTCTTTTTTCAGTAGATATAGAAGGATTTTTCACTTACATCAATCCGGCAATTGAAAACATAACCGGTTATACAATAGAAGAAGTTCTAGGAACACATTTTACAAAACATGTACATCCTGATGATATCTGCGGCCTGCTCACCGACATTGAAAAAACAGTTGCAGGAGAACATAAACCATATATGTTCAGAATCGTGAAAAAGGATGGAAAAATAAGTTACGTGCACACCACGTCCAGACCAATAATAAGGAACGGAGAATTCAAGGGAATTAACGGCCTGATGGTCGATATTGCAAGACTCAAGCAAGTTGAGGTAAGGCTCAAAGAAGAAAGGGATCGTGCACAGAACTATCTTGACATTGTCGGAGTAATTATACTTGCAATTGACACTGAAGGCAATATCAAACTGATAAATAAAAAAGGATGTGAAATATTTGGGAAAGAGGAATGTCAGCTCATATCCAGCAACTGGTTTGATGAATCGCTTCCAGAGGAACTTGTAGAAAAAGGAAAAACAGATTATAAAAGGTTAATTCAGGGAGAAATAAAATTCCAGCCTTATTTTGAAGCCCCCATCAAAACAAAAGATGGAGACCGGATATTTGCCTGGCACAATATATACATCAAAGATGAAAATGGCAATATAACAGGAGTCCTGTCATCAGGCAACGATATAACAGAACGGAAAAAAGCAGAACAAGCACTTGTTTTTGCAAAACTCATCACTGAAAACGCAAACCGTACTAAAAGACAGTTCCTCTCAAATATTAGTCATGAACTGAGAACACCCCTGAATCTAATAATCGGATATTCGGACCTTTTACATGAAGACTATGTTGGAACAACTACCAAAGAACAGAAAGAATACCTGGAAGTTGTCAAAAGAAGTGGAAACCGCTTGCTCCTTCTTCTCAACTCAATGATAGAACTGTCGGCAATAGAGGAAGGAAAAATAGAACTGGACATTAAAGAGTTCTCAGTTCCCGTGATAATCAAGGATATCAAGAATTCCACACTTCCAATGGCAAAGAAAAAGCACATAGACCTTCAGTTCTGCATGGACGAAGACATAAAGACAATAAAAGCTGATAAGAACAAATTCAAAACTGTGCTATACAATCTTATCAATAATGCCATTAAGTTTACTGATGAATGTGGAAACATTAAAGTGGATGTTACAAAAGAAGGTCAGATGCTAAGTGTTTCGGTAAAAGATAACGGCATTGGAATTGAAAAAGAGAACATAGGTAAGTTGTTCCAGCCATTCTCACAGATCGATTCATCACTCAACCGTAAATTTGAAGGTGCCGGGCTTGGACTCAGCATCGTCAAGGAATTCGTTGAAATGCATGGTGGAAGCGTGAACGTCGAAACCGAGATAAATAAAGGAAGCAATTTCAGCTTTACGATCCCGATACCCAATGAGAATAACTGA